The Salmo salar chromosome ssa04, Ssal_v3.1, whole genome shotgun sequence genomic sequence CCTGACCTAGCAGCAGTGATGTAGTGAGAGTAGTGCTAGTGAGAGTAAtggtagtgagagtagtagtagtgagagtagtggtagtgagagtagtggtagtgttcaTAACCAGTATGTTGAGGTTGAAGTGTCTACTGTGGTCTCCTACACTGTTGTGTTGAATAattaatgtatatactgtagtagtTACTCATAAATGTCAGAATACCTAGCTAAATAACATTTCACAAATGTGGCCTTAATATTAAATGGTGGGCAAACAGTAAATGCCTTACAGATGGTTTATTACTGAAtgttattataaagtgttacccatAATTGCATATTCTTACATTTTACCATCAACTACTTACACAATACACAATTTAGTTAGATCTGGACGTCATCTGATATCATGCAGTGTTGTACATTTCAACTTTAATAAACTTGATGAAGACGTTGTGTCACAATTGAGCCACTAGAGGGAGATGTTATACAACATATAGAATGACTCATGACGTCCTCAAAATGTACTATTAGAATGCTTACTATTTGTCATTAAGTAACACGGAACAACCACAGCCTTAGGTATTTGGAGTACACAATCCATAATGACTACAGTATCCTTTATAAAACAAGCGTATGCCTTCTCCAagtcattccattccattccaatcCAAATCAATCTGTATCAACACCACATGTATCTATGATGACAACACTGAGGTAAGTAATGTCAGTGTATTGCTACATGAAATAAATACTTACAACAATTGTAGAAAAAAAACTATCAAACCTATGATTGCCAACGTAGGGAATAACATTTTAGGAACTATGAACGTCTTATCTTCAAAGTTAATAAAAGTTTAGCTGTCACTTTGAACCATGGATAAAAGAAAGCATAAATTATTGGATTCATTAAGGAATTAACTAGTGGCAGAAAAATTATGAAATATGATAAAAAATggtcaattaaaaaaaaagaaaaaaagttaATAAATAGAGTTGGAATCCAACAAATTAAATAGTTCAAAACAACAATAGAAAGAGTTTTTGCTGCTTTTCTCTCAGATTTATTAGCCTGTACAGTTTTAACACCAGACACACTGGCAGCCTCTTTAGAAAACACCTTTCTGGCCTGTGATCTGGCCACCACAAAGATTGTCATATAAAGTGTTATAATAATAGAGCACGGGacaaccattgtaaatacaacgtCAATGATATTACCCCAGGTTATTCCTTCAACAATAAAACATTCTGTCAAACACCTACTTGGTACCTGTACATTTACTACGTTTTTTATAATAGCAGCATCGTATAtgatagaacaacaccaggtaacGGATATACAACACATCAttcttgttgttgttattttagaGTGGTACATTAAGGGGTCACACACAGCAACATAGCGGTCAATAGATATCAAGACCAAATTACCCAGAGATAAAGAAGTACATAAACAAGCAATGTAGGAATGAAACGCACAGAAATATTCCCCAAAACCCCAGCATGATTCCATTATTGCAACAGTCATTACTGGTATCACAATCAGTCCCACCAGGAGATCTGACGcagccagagagaggatgagcaggttggttggagtgtggagctgcttgaagtgagagatggagatgatCACCAGTATGTTCAAAAATACTGTAACTGCTGAAATCAATGACAAGAAGATGTACAGTGTTATGTAGATAGATGTCGATAGCAAAGCCTTTCTGCAAGAAGAGTTTCCGTCTTGAAAACAGTACTGAACATCTTTGTTTTCCTCCATTTGTAATAAAAGGTAAAAATGCTGAGGTCCTTCTCCTGCTTGGTCCTGTGTGCGACCCTGTCAGGTCCACCGTCTGACAAGCTCTGAGCTCTGCCTCTCTATTTATCCCTGAGTTACTGACAGACACTCCCCTCCTCAGGATCTAtcttcacgcacacacacacacacacacacacacacacacacacacacacacacacacacacacacacacacacacacacacacacacacacacacacacacacacacacacacaccaccaccaccaccaccaccaacaaaacaTACACAAGTGAGCACAAAATTGAACAAACGGtttgttaaacacattttttgtgAAAAGCATGATGTAATGTATGACAGGATTGGATGTTGCTGTGCCCACCTAGCCTGTCCTTCAGCCTTACTGATAGAGCTGAGAGAAAAGGTACATTTACCCAATTGAGCATTTTAATGGGGAAAATACAACATGGGTGATGTTTTTGTCACTCaaaggctattttacatgggaTGTCAAAGCTCAGTTTGGACCAAAATCCACAACCTCAGGACACATGACGACACGTCACATGTCAGCTGGCCAGTGTGTAGGAAAGTTGACAGTAGGGAAGTTGATAAGCCATAAGTTTATGGTGTACAAACGTATAGCAAATGCTATCAAAATTGTGACATTTCATAGGAACATTCCATAGACATTAAAATGTCCATCTGAACTGTTTTATTAATACACTAcaaaatcaaattaaaatcaaatgttattggtcacatacacatatttgtcagatgttattgcgggtgaagCGAGATGCTTTGGTTCCTAcagtatctccaacagtgcagtagtatctaacaattcacaataatacacacaattctaaaagtaaaagaagggaattaagaaatatataaatattaggacaagcaatgtctgAGTGGTATTGACAAAAGattcagtagaatacagtatatacacatgaaatgggtaaaatagtatgtaaacattattagagtGATTAGTGTTCAATTTAAAGTCACCAGTAATTCCGTgtatatgtacatagggcagcatcctctaaggtgcagggttgagtaaccgggtggtagtcggcctgtgatggctatttaacagtctgatggctttgagatagaagctgtttttcagtctctcggtcacagctttgatgcacctgtactgacctcgctttatggatggtagcggggtgaacagaccgtggctcgggtggttgatgtccttgatgatgtttttgtccttcctgtaacattgggtactgtaggtgtcctggaaggcaggaaaTGTGCCCCggagatgcgttgggcagaccgcaccaccctctggagagccctaagTATtttgaccctttactctgtaccttGTTGAAGAATCTTTGCCAGCGATTgcagggtatgacgctacaagcttggcagacctgtatttggggagtttctcccattcttctctgcagatcctctcaagctctgtcaggttggatgggaagtgttgctgcagctattttcaggtctctccacagatgttcgattaggttctagtccaggctctggctgggccactcaagcacattcagagactggtcCTGAAGCCAatcatgcattgtcttggctgtgtgcttagggtcgttgttctcttgggtggtgaaccttcgacccagtttgagatcctgagctctctggaacaggttttcatcaagtgtctctctgtactttgctccgttcatctttcccttaatcGTGACTTGTCTCTcattccctgccactgaaaaacatccccttagcatgatgctgccaccaccatacttcactgtagggatggtgccaggtttcctccagaaatgacggttggcattctggccaaagagttcaatcttggtttcatcagaccagagagtcttgtttctcatggtctgagtgtcctttaggtgccttctgacaaactccaaggctattatgtgccttttactgtggtgtggcttccatctggctgctctaaaatatgcagtgttgtcacacaacacaacagatgtctcaagttttaagggagcatGAGAATTGGAATGCTGGCATGCTTTCCGCAAGTATGTATTAAACCGGTGAGGAATGCCTAGATAGTTAGCGGGGTGGGCGCTAACAGCATTTAAATCGGTGATGTCACTCTCCCTGAGacccggcttttgtggagcgatgggtaacggtgCTTCGTGGGTGAcaattgttgatgtgtgcagagggtccctggattGAGCCCAGGtatgggcgaggagagggacggaagcaaaactgttacatGTACCCCAGAGCTGTTGttggagaatgtaatgttaatttctctaccataagctgcctccccatgtcattttagagaatttggcagtacgtccaaccgacaTACTGCCAAAGTTCTcttaattcccacatatgctgagaacttgttggctgcttttccttcactcttgtTGTAATGGTCAACATAGTATTTTGCATGCACAAACTACCACAGCGTTTTCCATAGTGGCCTTTATTAAGGTGTTTTATTTCGCTGCCATGGGCGAGCTTCTAGAGTCATCACAGAGTCACCCCAGACGGTTCTTGGAGCTTGCGCATGTGCAGAGTAATTTATGACCCCGTGGTGCCAGGGCAGATCTGATAAGAACTCAGCCTGGCAGATTCTGACacaaggctggagagagagggtgccATAATTCTTGACCCTTTGTCAATCCAAGTAATTCGTTTTTCTCTCTCTAAGAGGTGAATTTTTAAGTTTATGTTTATATTGATGCTGTGTTTACAGCCCTTCACAGTCATGTTGTAAGTGTAATTCTATTTCCCAATTATTCatgtacatatatgtatattGCATAGTCATAACCCTTATCATCACcacctggtaaggcaactgcaaCTGCTTAAATCTATTTCTTGaaccgcattgttggttaagggcttggaaGTAAGTGTTTGACAGTATTCGGCATATTTGATTGAACTAATACTGTTTACATGTGTATATTTGTGCCTTACAGAACCACAACAATATGATTCTAAGTCATTC encodes the following:
- the LOC123742373 gene encoding trace amine-associated receptor 13c-like, which produces MEENKDVQYCFQDGNSSCRKALLSTSIYITLYIFLSLISAVTVFLNILVIISISHFKQLHTPTNLLILSLAASDLLVGLIVIPVMTVAIMESCWGFGEYFCAFHSYIACLCTSLSLGNLVLISIDRYVAVCDPLMYHSKITTTRMMCCISVTWCCSIIYDAAIIKNVVNVQVPSRCLTECFIVEGITWGNIIDVVFTMVVPCSIIITLYMTIFVVARSQARKVFSKEAASVSGVKTVQANKSERKAAKTLSIVVLNYLICWIPTLFINFFSFFLIDHFLSYFIIFLPLVNSLMNPIIYAFFYPWFKVTAKLLLTLKIRRS